AGGCGTCACGCGCGCGGCTGGATGATGATCGCGACGATGGCCGTGACGGCCGGGTGCACGGCGGCCGATTCCGCACCGGTCGATACCACGGGCGACGCGTCGCTGGCAGCGGTGTCCGCCGCGCAGGCGACACCGGTGGTCGCGGTCTCCGACGCACAGCCGACGCCGGTGTCCGCCCCGGAGCCGACACTCGAAGAGGTGCGCGCTGCGACCATACGGTTCCGTGACGTCAACGTCGCGATCGCGGAAGGCTACGTGCGCGATCCGATGGACCTGTGCGACACGGCGGAGATGATGGGCCGGCCGTCCGCAGAGGGCGTGATGGGAATCCACTTCGCGCGACCGGACCTGCTCGGCATCACGGGGCCGCCGAACCCGCGCGTCACCGGCAACGGCACGCACACCGACTTCCTCGAGCCGTCGATCCTGATCTACGAGCCGCAGGCGGATGGCTCGCTGGAGCTCGTCGCCGTCGAGAACCTGGTGTTCATCGACGCGTGGAACGCGGCCGGCAAGGGCGAGCGCCCGTCGTTCCAGGGGCGCCCATACGACCTGATGGCCGACGACCCGGCCACGGCCGTGGACGAAGCGCACATGTTCGAGCCGCATTACGACCTGCACGTGTGGCTCTATCGCGAGAACCCGCGCGGCATGTTCGCGCAGTTCAACCCGAACGCCACGTGTGCGAACCACACGGGTAACGCGCATTCGCACTGACCTGCGCGTCCGCGAGCGCGGGCACCAGCGGACTGTCCACCGGAGGATGACATGTCGAAGATCGACCCGATCCGTCCGGTCGTGCTGGTGACCCGCGCCACGGGCCGCTCCGGCGGCAGCGTGCTGCGCCGGATCCGCGAGCGCGGACGGTTCTCAGTGCGGGCGATGAGCCGCACGCCGGACTCGGCTGTCGGGCGCGCGCTCGCCGGGTCCGGCGTCCAGGTGGTAACCGGCGACCTCGACGATGTCGAAGCGCTGAGGAACGCGATGGCCGGATGCTACGGTGTCGTCGGGTACGTTGGTGGCGATGCGTGCGGCAGATCGTGGCAGCGTGCGCTGAACCTGCTCGATGCCGGGGCGGATGCCGGCATCGGATATGTCGTGATCGG
This DNA window, taken from Longimicrobiales bacterium, encodes the following:
- a CDS encoding NmrA family NAD(P)-binding protein — translated: MSKIDPIRPVVLVTRATGRSGGSVLRRIRERGRFSVRAMSRTPDSAVGRALAGSGVQVVTGDLDDVEALRNAMAGCYGVVGYVGGDACGRSWQRALNLLDAGADAGIGYVVIGVCGCSGSTAGAEVARMEGYARSVGVPVAFVDCSRQVEDAGDAVAQAFEERVDAMLRA